The [Eubacterium] siraeum genome contains a region encoding:
- a CDS encoding ABC transporter permease, whose product MIKAGIKKELMLFTRGFKLLGVIITIVAISLLYPFTYKSMELMANQISDMGQQMGGETQGQIENSASSINNMLGSISEMYGGSMAAVGFKTGVSSLTSTGSLVIMLLLMSAAGGEQKKRSVIIPTCAGLSPSGYVMPKFIVYPLAIGIMSFIGGMITGGISNLIYNNELIISNIVFSSVCGAIYMFFITAVYFLAGLSTGRPGISVIIVYAGSTVVPLILQALDIDKYNPFTMQTLLMSSYSEADMNNFILSTVVSVVLSVISCLLTLMITTLRKIDNSVGEANL is encoded by the coding sequence ATGATAAAAGCCGGTATAAAAAAAGAGCTGATGCTTTTTACAAGAGGATTCAAGCTGTTAGGCGTTATTATTACTATCGTAGCAATATCGCTTCTGTATCCGTTTACCTATAAGTCAATGGAGCTTATGGCAAATCAGATTTCGGATATGGGTCAGCAGATGGGCGGCGAAACGCAGGGACAGATTGAGAATTCGGCATCGTCAATAAACAATATGCTGGGCTCAATCTCTGAAATGTACGGCGGAAGTATGGCGGCGGTAGGCTTCAAAACCGGAGTAAGTTCGCTCACATCAACAGGTTCTCTTGTGATAATGTTACTGCTTATGTCAGCCGCAGGAGGTGAACAGAAAAAACGCTCGGTAATAATACCAACCTGTGCCGGACTTTCACCTTCCGGCTATGTAATGCCTAAATTTATAGTCTATCCGCTGGCAATAGGGATAATGTCTTTTATCGGCGGAATGATAACGGGAGGTATAAGCAACCTCATTTATAACAATGAGTTGATTATAAGCAATATTGTATTCTCCTCGGTGTGCGGTGCGATATATATGTTCTTTATTACTGCTGTGTACTTTCTCGCAGGCCTTTCCACAGGAAGACCCGGTATATCGGTAATAATAGTGTATGCCGGATCTACGGTAGTTCCGCTGATTTTGCAGGCACTTGATATAGATAAGTATAATCCGTTTACCATGCAGACGCTTCTTATGAGTTCATATAGTGAGGCGGATATGAACAATTTCATTCTCAGCACGGTTGTTTCAGTTGTTTTATCGGTAATATCCTGCCTGCTGACGCTTATGATAACCACGCTCAGAAAGATAGATAACTCTGTCGGTGAAGCAAATCTATAA
- a CDS encoding ParA family protein produces MGVIISIVNQKGGVGKTTSAVNISAALGAKGKKVLLVDFDPQGNATSGYGISKKNLKTTSYDVVMSNVRPQEAVIATNCKNVSLIPANAQLAEAEMHLLQIEQRNHQLKKALIQLKDDYDIIIVDCLPSLGILAINALIASDKFIVPMQCEHYSLEGLAQLLSTVKKVKRTSNKNLSLMGIVFTMLDKRLLQSNEIMRDIKRNFPPSSIFNTVIPRNVRISEAPSHGMPVIYYDKSSKGAESYMKLAGEIIKKLND; encoded by the coding sequence ATGGGAGTAATTATTTCTATCGTAAACCAGAAAGGCGGAGTCGGCAAGACAACATCGGCTGTAAATATCAGTGCAGCTCTCGGCGCAAAAGGAAAAAAAGTGCTTTTGGTAGACTTTGATCCGCAGGGAAATGCAACCTCCGGCTACGGAATCTCAAAGAAAAATCTTAAAACAACCTCTTACGATGTCGTAATGTCCAATGTGCGTCCGCAGGAAGCGGTTATCGCTACAAATTGTAAAAATGTAAGCCTTATACCTGCAAACGCTCAGCTTGCAGAGGCTGAAATGCATCTGCTGCAGATTGAACAGAGAAATCACCAGCTTAAAAAAGCTCTGATACAGCTTAAGGATGATTATGATATTATAATCGTTGACTGCCTTCCGTCACTCGGTATACTGGCAATAAACGCCCTCATTGCAAGCGATAAATTTATTGTGCCAATGCAGTGCGAACATTACAGCCTTGAAGGTCTGGCACAGCTGCTTTCAACGGTGAAAAAGGTTAAAAGAACCTCCAACAAGAATCTCTCCCTTATGGGAATCGTATTCACTATGCTGGATAAGCGTCTGTTACAATCAAATGAAATTATGAGGGATATTAAAAGAAACTTCCCGCCGTCATCTATATTCAATACGGTTATACCGAGAAATGTGCGTATCTCCGAAGCACCAAGCCACGGTATGCCCGTTATATATTATGATAAAAGCTCAAAAGGCGCAGAAAGCTATATGAAGCTTGCCGGTGAGATAATAAAGAAACTGAATGATTAA
- the mnmG gene encoding tRNA uridine-5-carboxymethylaminomethyl(34) synthesis enzyme MnmG, with protein sequence MYELDYYDVIVVGAGHAGCEAALAAARLGCKTAVFTLSLDAIANMPCNPCIGGSAKGQLVRELDSLGGEMGRAADATFIQSRMLNKGKGPAVHSLRVQSDRVKYHTFMKSVLEHTENLDIKQAEVTEVCAENGKITGIKTRLGAFYPAGCVIITTGTYLGGKIHIGELNYQSGPDNVSAALQLTESLRNLGLSMRRFKTGTPARVHKRSIDFSVMEEQDGDEYITPFCFDNTFKLENKVKCYVTYTNAETHRIILDNLDRSPLYAGRIQGVGPRYCPSIEDKIVRFSDKPRHQLFVEPMGLDTDEYYLQGMSSSLPEDVQIKFLRTIKGLEHVEIMRPAYAIEYDCCDPLELYPTLEFKKISGLFGAGQFNCTSGYEEAAAQGVIAGMNAAMKIKGREQYIPDRTTSFIGTLIDDLVTKGCVEPYRMMTSRSEYRLLLRQDNANDRLVPIGHKFGLISDERYQRFLERKNILDNETSRIKKATIYPCEELNKMLESKGTSPITQGVKFIELLKRPQIDYRDLAQFDDNAPELEHDIIDKLEINIKYEGYIKTQTEKIEQMKRLEEKQLPTDIDYKTISGLRLEAQEKLNKYRPLNIGQAGRISGVNPADVSVLLIWLSGRKHGEN encoded by the coding sequence ATGTACGAACTTGATTATTATGACGTTATAGTTGTAGGTGCAGGTCATGCCGGTTGTGAGGCGGCTCTCGCCGCCGCAAGACTTGGATGTAAGACTGCCGTTTTTACTTTAAGTCTTGATGCTATTGCAAATATGCCTTGTAATCCGTGTATTGGAGGTTCTGCCAAAGGTCAGCTTGTAAGAGAGCTTGACTCGCTCGGCGGTGAAATGGGAAGAGCCGCAGACGCTACTTTTATTCAGTCAAGAATGCTCAATAAAGGTAAAGGTCCTGCCGTTCATTCTCTCAGAGTACAAAGCGACAGGGTAAAGTATCATACCTTTATGAAGTCGGTGCTTGAGCATACCGAAAATCTTGATATAAAACAGGCTGAGGTTACAGAAGTGTGTGCCGAAAACGGAAAAATTACCGGTATAAAAACAAGGCTTGGTGCTTTCTATCCTGCCGGCTGTGTCATCATCACCACAGGAACTTATCTCGGCGGTAAGATTCATATCGGTGAGCTGAATTATCAGAGCGGACCGGATAACGTATCTGCGGCTTTACAGCTGACAGAGAGCCTCAGAAATCTCGGTCTTTCTATGAGGAGATTCAAAACCGGTACTCCTGCCAGAGTTCATAAAAGGTCTATAGACTTTTCTGTGATGGAAGAACAGGACGGCGATGAATATATTACTCCGTTCTGCTTTGACAACACATTCAAGCTCGAAAACAAAGTCAAGTGCTACGTTACTTATACTAATGCCGAAACACATAGAATTATACTTGATAACCTTGACAGGTCACCTCTTTACGCAGGAAGAATACAGGGTGTAGGTCCGAGATATTGTCCAAGTATTGAAGATAAGATCGTAAGATTTTCAGATAAGCCAAGGCATCAGCTTTTTGTTGAACCGATGGGTCTTGATACCGATGAATATTATTTACAGGGTATGTCCAGCTCACTGCCGGAAGATGTACAGATAAAGTTTTTAAGAACTATCAAAGGTCTTGAACACGTTGAGATTATGCGACCGGCTTATGCGATTGAGTATGACTGCTGTGATCCTCTTGAATTATATCCTACTCTCGAATTCAAAAAAATCTCCGGATTATTCGGCGCAGGTCAGTTCAACTGCACAAGCGGATATGAGGAAGCCGCCGCACAGGGCGTAATTGCCGGTATGAATGCGGCAATGAAGATAAAAGGCAGAGAACAGTATATTCCTGACAGAACGACTTCTTTTATCGGTACACTTATAGACGATCTTGTTACAAAGGGCTGTGTTGAGCCGTACAGAATGATGACCAGCAGAAGTGAGTACAGGCTTTTATTGCGGCAGGATAACGCTAATGACAGACTTGTGCCGATAGGACATAAATTCGGTCTTATATCGGACGAGCGTTATCAGAGATTTTTAGAGCGGAAGAATATACTTGATAATGAAACCAGCAGAATAAAGAAAGCTACTATCTATCCTTGCGAGGAGCTTAATAAAATGCTTGAAAGTAAAGGTACATCACCTATTACGCAAGGAGTCAAGTTTATAGAGCTTTTAAAACGTCCTCAGATTGATTACAGAGATCTGGCTCAGTTTGATGATAATGCACCTGAGCTTGAACACGATATAATTGATAAGCTTGAAATCAACATTAAATATGAGGGATATATCAAAACCCAGACTGAAAAAATCGAACAGATGAAACGTCTTGAAGAAAAACAGCTTCCTACTGATATTGATTATAAGACTATATCGGGCTTAAGACTTGAGGCACAGGAAAAGCTGAATAAATACAGACCGCTGAATATAGGTCAGGCAGGAAGAATTTCGGGTGTCAATCCTGCCGATGTATCTGTACTTCTGATATGGCTTTCAGGGAGAAAACATGGAGAGAATTGA
- a CDS encoding thioesterase, which translates to MDSRKYTVEYIPEFADCDKKYDIKPQVLLAWCAELAGNHLRSRNITREQMWKDGQVFLLTRAAVHFEKVPQYNNKLYMTTWEGGTKGSQFTRKFVVKDTDGNILCDVDTMWALVNPHSHKICRPSEYIYEQIPCEDEVEAKVIKFKAEAPEKIKDYTFVYSDIDANGHVNNGVYLRLMSNIIPQELIDTHMKTMRINFIHECRQGETVGLYLEINDKICTAEGRFPDGKVSFEAQAEFV; encoded by the coding sequence ATGGATAGCAGAAAGTATACCGTAGAATATATTCCCGAATTTGCCGACTGCGATAAAAAGTACGACATAAAGCCGCAGGTGCTTCTTGCGTGGTGCGCCGAGCTTGCCGGAAACCATCTTCGCAGCAGAAATATAACACGGGAGCAGATGTGGAAGGACGGTCAGGTTTTCCTTCTCACCCGTGCCGCAGTTCATTTTGAAAAAGTACCGCAGTATAATAATAAATTGTATATGACAACGTGGGAGGGCGGAACAAAAGGCTCTCAGTTTACAAGAAAATTCGTTGTCAAAGATACGGACGGAAATATTCTGTGCGATGTCGATACTATGTGGGCGCTTGTAAATCCCCATTCGCATAAAATATGCAGACCGTCCGAATATATCTACGAGCAGATTCCCTGCGAAGATGAAGTAGAAGCAAAAGTAATAAAATTCAAGGCGGAAGCTCCCGAGAAAATAAAGGATTATACATTCGTCTACAGCGACATTGACGCCAACGGCCATGTAAATAACGGAGTTTATTTAAGGCTTATGAGCAATATAATACCGCAGGAGCTGATAGACACACATATGAAAACGATGAGGATAAATTTTATACACGAGTGCAGGCAGGGAGAAACTGTCGGACTTTATCTTGAAATAAACGATAAAATCTGCACTGCGGAGGGAAGATTCCCGGACGGCAAGGTCAGCTTTGAGGCACAGGCAGAATTTGTTTGA
- a CDS encoding zinc-ribbon domain-containing protein, with protein sequence MKICPNCHAQLDDSSIFCTSCGTQFGAVPPQQNAIPPQQNAVPPQQNAVPPQQNAIPPQQNAVPPQPAFAPAYDPYDHTAEFDPKDISDNKVFAMLCYLMDFIGIIVALLATHSSKYTMFHVRQALKITVVSILSVFVLIIPFLGWIAFPILQGIIWVIKIISFFQICSGKAKEPAIIRSFGFLR encoded by the coding sequence ATGAAAATATGTCCAAATTGTCATGCACAGCTTGACGACAGTTCGATTTTCTGCACATCGTGCGGAACACAGTTCGGTGCAGTACCCCCTCAGCAGAATGCAATTCCCCCTCAGCAGAATGCAGTACCGCCCCAGCAGAACGCAGTACCACCTCAGCAGAACGCAATACCTCCCCAGCAGAATGCAGTACCCCCTCAGCCGGCATTTGCTCCTGCTTATGATCCTTATGATCATACCGCTGAATTTGATCCCAAGGATATTTCAGACAACAAGGTTTTTGCTATGCTTTGTTACCTTATGGATTTTATCGGCATCATTGTTGCCCTCCTCGCAACTCACTCATCAAAGTACACAATGTTCCATGTAAGACAGGCTCTTAAGATAACCGTTGTTTCTATCCTGTCTGTATTCGTTCTTATAATTCCTTTCCTCGGTTGGATTGCATTCCCGATTTTACAGGGAATTATATGGGTAATAAAGATAATTTCTTTCTTCCAGATCTGCTCCGGCAAGGCTAAGGAACCCGCAATTATAAGAAGCTTCGGCTTTTTAAGATAA
- a CDS encoding ParB/RepB/Spo0J family partition protein, producing the protein MGLFTKDKKITGQVITVNIREIDLNPNQPRKYFDKAELESLAISIKENGLLQPLTVRKKSDDRYELIAGERRLRACILVGINEVRVIIEDRNEEESSVLAIIENIQRCDLNCIEEAVAMQRLMNHYGYTQEELARKLGKAQSTIANKIRLLKLSDKLLAKALEYDLCERQIRALIRLPEEQREKAEEHIYRYGLNVSETEKYIDKLLVKKRKADKPKWTFTAKRLYINNINRTLETMKKSGIEFISEKHEENGYLEYIIRIPHD; encoded by the coding sequence ATGGGGTTATTTACTAAGGATAAGAAAATTACGGGACAAGTTATTACAGTGAATATCAGAGAAATAGACTTAAACCCAAATCAGCCGAGAAAGTATTTTGATAAAGCAGAATTAGAAAGCCTTGCGATAAGCATAAAAGAGAACGGTCTGTTACAGCCGCTTACAGTGAGAAAAAAATCTGACGACAGATATGAACTTATAGCGGGCGAAAGGCGGCTAAGGGCGTGCATACTTGTCGGTATAAATGAGGTCAGGGTAATTATTGAGGACAGAAATGAAGAAGAATCTTCTGTGCTTGCAATAATAGAAAACATACAAAGGTGCGATCTTAATTGCATAGAGGAAGCTGTTGCAATGCAAAGGCTTATGAATCATTACGGGTATACTCAGGAAGAACTGGCAAGAAAACTCGGAAAAGCGCAGAGTACGATAGCGAATAAGATAAGGCTTTTGAAGTTATCCGACAAGCTGTTAGCAAAAGCATTGGAGTACGATTTGTGTGAGCGGCAGATAAGAGCATTGATAAGATTACCTGAGGAACAGCGGGAAAAGGCGGAGGAACATATATATAGGTATGGACTGAATGTAAGTGAAACAGAAAAATACATAGACAAATTGCTTGTAAAGAAGAGAAAGGCAGATAAGCCAAAATGGACATTTACTGCCAAGCGTCTGTATATAAACAACATCAACAGAACACTTGAAACAATGAAAAAATCGGGGATTGAGTTTATTTCCGAAAAACACGAGGAAAACGGTTATCTTGAGTATATAATCAGAATTCCTCACGATTGA
- a CDS encoding cell wall hydrolase, whose translation MEYIRQLNPFYKMMSVTVIIFLISGIFSAFAENGNNESVTAYSQKGSQGSEVEAVQQTLKDRGLFNAEVTGYFGEKTEEAILRFQKQQGLAQTGVADNATLKRLGISIGSIPPATTANINLLARIISAEGRGEPYIGQVAIGAVIMNRIEHPSFPDTLAGIIYENGAFTALVDGQFNEPIADSAYDAARDALSGWDPTGGCIYYYNPKKTSNQFMMSRPVQKVIGQHYFCT comes from the coding sequence ATGGAATACATCAGACAATTGAATCCGTTTTATAAAATGATGTCGGTAACTGTTATCATCTTTCTTATAAGCGGTATTTTTTCGGCTTTTGCGGAAAACGGAAATAATGAATCGGTCACGGCTTATTCTCAGAAAGGCTCACAGGGCTCTGAGGTCGAGGCGGTACAACAGACGCTCAAGGACAGAGGATTGTTTAATGCCGAGGTCACGGGATACTTCGGAGAAAAGACAGAAGAAGCTATTCTCAGATTTCAGAAGCAGCAGGGGCTTGCGCAGACGGGAGTTGCCGATAATGCAACGCTGAAACGGCTTGGTATATCTATAGGTTCTATCCCTCCTGCCACCACTGCAAATATAAATCTTCTGGCAAGGATTATTTCTGCTGAAGGCAGAGGCGAGCCTTATATTGGTCAGGTGGCGATCGGGGCTGTTATTATGAACAGGATCGAGCATCCGTCATTTCCAGATACACTTGCGGGTATTATCTATGAAAACGGTGCTTTCACTGCTCTTGTAGACGGACAGTTCAATGAACCTATAGCGGATTCTGCATATGACGCCGCCCGTGACGCTTTATCCGGCTGGGATCCTACCGGCGGGTGCATTTACTATTATAATCCGAAAAAGACAAGCAACCAGTTTATGATGAGCAGGCCTGTGCAAAAGGTTATCGGACAGCATTATTTCTGCACATAA
- the serS gene encoding serine--tRNA ligase, protein MIDIKFLRENPEAVKENIKKKFQDEKIVLVNEVIELDKELRAAQLKADNLRGDRNKLSKQIGGLMAQGKKDEAEQIKAQVKQFSDELEELEKKEEELGEEVKKRMMIIPNIIDPSVPIGKDDSENVEIKRYGEPVVPDFEVPYHSEIMERFNGIDLDSARRVAGNGFYYLMGDIARLHSAVLAYARDFMIDRGFTYCIPPYMIRSNVVTGVMSFAEMDAMMYKIEGEDLYLIGTSEHSMIGKFIDTINEEEKLPYTLTSYSPCFRKEKGAHGIEERGVYRIHQFEKQEMIVVCKPEDSAMWFDKLWQNTVDLFRSMDIPVRTIECCSGDLADLKVKSYDVEAWSPRQKKYFEVGSCSNLGDAQARRLKIRVKSKDKGNYFAHTLNNTVVAPPRMLIAFLENNLCADGSVKIPEVLRKYMGGIDRIVPNDNK, encoded by the coding sequence ATGATAGACATTAAGTTTTTAAGAGAAAATCCCGAGGCTGTAAAGGAAAATATCAAAAAGAAGTTTCAGGATGAAAAAATCGTACTCGTTAACGAGGTTATTGAGCTTGATAAAGAATTAAGAGCCGCTCAGCTGAAGGCTGATAATCTGCGTGGCGACAGAAATAAGCTGTCAAAGCAGATCGGCGGACTTATGGCACAGGGTAAAAAGGATGAGGCTGAGCAGATAAAGGCTCAGGTAAAGCAGTTCTCCGATGAGCTTGAAGAGCTTGAGAAGAAGGAAGAAGAGCTGGGCGAAGAAGTTAAGAAAAGAATGATGATAATCCCCAATATCATCGATCCTTCTGTTCCGATAGGTAAGGATGACAGCGAAAACGTTGAGATAAAGAGATACGGAGAGCCTGTAGTACCCGACTTTGAAGTTCCTTATCATTCTGAGATAATGGAAAGATTCAACGGTATCGATCTTGACAGCGCAAGAAGAGTAGCAGGAAACGGCTTCTATTATCTTATGGGAGATATAGCACGCCTTCATTCCGCAGTTTTGGCATATGCCCGTGACTTTATGATAGACAGAGGATTTACCTACTGCATTCCTCCTTATATGATTCGCAGTAATGTTGTTACAGGCGTTATGTCGTTTGCCGAGATGGATGCAATGATGTACAAGATTGAAGGTGAAGATCTCTATCTTATCGGTACCAGCGAACATTCTATGATAGGTAAGTTCATAGATACAATAAACGAGGAGGAAAAGCTCCCCTATACTCTTACAAGCTATTCACCCTGCTTCCGTAAGGAAAAGGGCGCTCACGGCATAGAAGAAAGAGGCGTTTACAGAATACACCAGTTTGAAAAGCAGGAAATGATAGTTGTCTGCAAGCCCGAAGACAGTGCTATGTGGTTCGATAAGCTGTGGCAGAATACAGTTGACCTGTTCAGATCGATGGATATTCCCGTAAGAACCATTGAGTGTTGCTCAGGCGACCTTGCCGACCTTAAGGTCAAGTCTTATGACGTTGAAGCATGGTCACCCAGACAGAAGAAGTATTTTGAAGTGGGCAGCTGTTCAAACTTAGGCGATGCACAGGCTCGCCGTCTTAAGATAAGAGTAAAGAGCAAGGATAAGGGAAACTACTTTGCACATACACTCAACAACACCGTTGTTGCTCCCCCAAGAATGCTTATTGCGTTTCTTGAAAATAACCTTTGCGCCGACGGCAGCGTAAAGATACCCGAGGTTCTCAGAAAGTATATGGGCGGTATCGACAGAATAGTTCCCAACGATAACAAGTAA
- a CDS encoding ParB/RepB/Spo0J family partition protein gives MAKRGVLNQRFNSIFDDNSFDEDDEGVSTLKLTDIEPNKSQPRKNFDITALNTLADSIRQNGVIQPLLVRSMPDGTYQIVAGERRWRAAKMAGLTEVPVLVKELTDLQAQQIALIENLQRENLNPIEEANGYKELMDKFGMTQEEVARVVGKARSSIANSLRLLNLPPIIAEMVSNNELSTGHCKVLLGVSETKDMVELAHKAAGKDVSVREMERMVKALDKKEKPEKKKDTFYTEAEISLAKALETNVSIVPGKKKSTIQIEFYTDEDLTDIVNRLANSK, from the coding sequence ATGGCAAAACGTGGTGTTTTAAATCAAAGGTTTAACAGTATTTTTGATGATAACAGCTTCGATGAAGACGATGAAGGCGTAAGCACACTTAAACTTACCGATATCGAGCCTAATAAATCTCAGCCTAGAAAAAATTTCGATATAACCGCTCTCAATACACTGGCTGACTCGATAAGACAGAACGGCGTCATTCAACCTCTGCTTGTGCGCTCAATGCCCGACGGCACTTATCAGATAGTCGCAGGTGAGCGAAGATGGCGTGCCGCAAAAATGGCAGGTCTTACAGAAGTACCCGTTCTTGTCAAGGAACTTACCGACCTTCAGGCTCAGCAGATTGCCCTCATCGAAAATCTGCAACGTGAAAATCTGAATCCTATCGAAGAAGCAAACGGTTACAAAGAACTTATGGATAAGTTCGGTATGACGCAGGAGGAAGTCGCCAGAGTAGTAGGAAAGGCAAGATCGTCTATAGCAAACTCTCTGCGACTGCTTAATCTGCCTCCTATAATAGCAGAGATGGTTTCAAATAACGAGCTTTCAACAGGTCACTGCAAGGTCCTTCTGGGAGTGAGTGAAACCAAGGATATGGTCGAGCTTGCTCATAAAGCGGCAGGTAAGGACGTTTCGGTGCGTGAAATGGAACGTATGGTAAAGGCTCTTGATAAAAAAGAAAAGCCCGAAAAGAAAAAGGATACATTCTATACGGAGGCAGAAATAAGTCTTGCCAAGGCACTTGAAACTAACGTAAGTATAGTACCCGGCAAGAAAAAAAGCACAATTCAGATAGAATTCTATACCGATGAAGATCTGACCGATATTGTAAATCGGCTTGCAAACAGTAAATAA
- a CDS encoding ABC transporter ATP-binding protein yields MLHIKNLHKSYGAFEVLRGLEMNVNKGDIYGFLGKNGCGKTTTMNIVSNIIPKDSGEINFGKENCKIGYLPETPSMFTYMNGYEYLDYIASCCSYKDNKKKRIDEVINIVGMAEGGKRRIKGYSRGMNQRLGIAAAIFDHPDLLILDEPTSALDPQGRAEVMSIIKNLADMGTTIILCTHILSDVERTANRIGIVRDGRMAVEGTISEIKEQYDKAGKKIVMGIFGDPTAAIQPVSTLTGGNFYFDRQRAVFEIPLASDINEQETAHRLFDLLNSAGLTVSLFVIENKTLEQIYMETIG; encoded by the coding sequence ATGCTTCACATCAAAAATTTGCATAAGAGTTACGGTGCTTTTGAAGTGCTGAGAGGCCTTGAAATGAATGTAAATAAAGGTGATATTTACGGATTTCTCGGTAAAAACGGTTGCGGAAAAACCACAACAATGAACATAGTTTCAAATATTATCCCCAAAGACAGCGGCGAGATAAATTTCGGAAAAGAAAATTGCAAGATAGGCTATCTGCCTGAAACACCGTCAATGTTTACATATATGAACGGCTACGAATATCTTGATTATATTGCTTCGTGCTGCTCCTATAAGGACAACAAGAAAAAACGTATAGATGAGGTTATCAATATAGTAGGAATGGCTGAGGGCGGAAAACGCAGAATTAAAGGCTATTCCAGAGGTATGAATCAAAGGCTCGGCATAGCGGCGGCAATATTTGACCATCCCGACCTGCTTATTCTTGATGAGCCGACCTCCGCACTTGATCCGCAGGGTAGAGCAGAGGTAATGAGCATAATCAAAAATCTTGCTGATATGGGCACTACCATAATTCTTTGCACACATATATTGTCCGATGTTGAAAGAACGGCAAACAGAATAGGAATTGTCCGTGACGGCAGAATGGCTGTCGAAGGAACTATTTCCGAAATCAAGGAGCAGTACGACAAAGCGGGCAAGAAAATAGTAATGGGCATATTCGGCGACCCCACAGCCGCAATACAGCCCGTAAGCACCCTTACCGGCGGCAATTTCTATTTTGACAGGCAAAGAGCCGTTTTTGAGATACCTCTTGCCTCCGATATAAACGAGCAGGAAACCGCTCATCGTTTATTTGATTTATTGAATTCTGCCGGGCTTACCGTTTCACTTTTCGTCATCGAAAATAAGACGCTTGAACAGATTTATATGGAAACTATAGGTTAA
- the rsmG gene encoding 16S rRNA (guanine(527)-N(7))-methyltransferase RsmG, with protein sequence MERIEFIISEFQKCNIELSQDKADKLLKLYEFLVEYNQNVNLTAITDFEEVVVKHFIDSVLPFSMIDIKENSSFIDVGTGAGFPSIPLMIVRPDLKGTLLEALNKRCVFLEKACELTEVDAKVIHGRAEDYAKEKREAFDFATARAVAAMPVLCEYCIPYVKTGGRFIALKSVNEDETLCEKAVKVLGGKIAEIKDYTITNGDNRRLFIIDKVSQTPTKYPRNPSMIKKKPL encoded by the coding sequence ATGGAGAGAATTGAATTTATAATCAGTGAATTTCAAAAATGCAATATCGAATTATCGCAGGATAAAGCCGATAAGCTGTTAAAGCTGTATGAATTTCTTGTTGAGTACAATCAGAATGTCAATCTGACAGCTATAACAGATTTTGAAGAAGTAGTAGTGAAGCATTTTATAGACAGCGTGTTGCCGTTCAGTATGATTGACATTAAAGAAAACAGCAGTTTTATTGATGTAGGTACAGGAGCGGGATTCCCGTCCATTCCGCTTATGATAGTAAGACCGGATCTTAAAGGCACACTGCTTGAGGCACTTAATAAAAGATGTGTATTTCTTGAAAAAGCGTGCGAGCTTACCGAAGTTGATGCGAAGGTGATTCACGGCAGAGCAGAGGACTACGCAAAAGAAAAGCGTGAAGCATTTGATTTTGCAACGGCAAGGGCTGTTGCGGCTATGCCGGTACTTTGTGAGTATTGTATTCCTTATGTAAAAACGGGCGGCAGGTTCATTGCTCTTAAGTCTGTAAATGAGGATGAAACCCTGTGCGAAAAGGCAGTTAAAGTGCTTGGAGGAAAGATAGCTGAAATAAAAGACTATACAATAACAAATGGCGACAACAGACGACTATTTATTATAGATAAAGTAAGTCAGACTCCGACAAAATATCCGAGAAATCCTTCGATGATTAAGAAGAAACCGCTTTAA